A genomic window from Neoarius graeffei isolate fNeoGra1 chromosome 5, fNeoGra1.pri, whole genome shotgun sequence includes:
- the zgc:92591 gene encoding late histone H2B.L4 → MSNDGSKKKGKAPGDKKSLKKKGKRRETYAVYIYKVLKQVHPDTGISSRAMSIMNSFVNDVFERIATEASRLTQYNKRSTITSREVQTAVRLLLPGELAKHAVSEGTKAVTKYTSSK, encoded by the exons atGTCCAATGATGGGAGTAAAAAGAAAGGGAAAGCACCAGGTGACAAAAAATCTTTGAAAAAGAAAGGGAAGAGAAGAGAGACATATGCTGTGTATATTTATAAGGTGTTAAAAcag GTGCACCCGGACACGGGGATCTCAAGCAGAGCTATGAGCATCATGAACTCGTTTGTGAATGATGTGTTCGAGCGCATTGCCACCGAGGCGTCCAGACTGACCCAGTACAACAAACGCTCAACCATCACGAGCCGGGAGGTGCAGACCGCCGTGCGCCTGCTGCTTCCAGGGGAACTCGCCAAGCACGCCGTGTCTGAGGGCACCAAAGCAGTGACTAAGTACACGAGCTCCAAGTGA